The Martelella mediterranea DSM 17316 genome has a window encoding:
- a CDS encoding cytochrome c, translating to MRRVLAGVAVLALSGTAAIAALVVWPIGRPPAEIELTGDVQRGAYLARASGCIACHTNFEDGGAPLAGGAPLETPFGVFYPPNITTDPEHGIGDWSLSDFAMTVRQGVSPDGEPLFPAFTYPFYADFSDQDVADMWAAFQTVAPVTNPAPPHDVGFPFNQRWGLKLWRALFMHDPQTEPVEGKSVDWNRGRQLVRGAAHCGACHTGRNLAGGRMPDAVFAGNDDLPGGNKAPSILSDDLADRGWTVANLSYALQSGVTPSGDVFGGSMGEVVQNGTRFLSKSDLKAMAIYLLDSDVPEGRALAGTPSIGKTID from the coding sequence ATGAGGCGGGTTCTTGCAGGTGTTGCCGTCCTTGCCCTTTCCGGCACGGCGGCAATCGCGGCGTTGGTGGTTTGGCCGATTGGCCGACCGCCCGCCGAGATCGAGTTGACCGGCGATGTCCAGCGCGGTGCCTATCTGGCGCGCGCGAGCGGTTGCATCGCCTGTCACACGAATTTCGAGGATGGCGGCGCTCCGCTGGCGGGCGGTGCCCCGCTCGAAACCCCGTTTGGCGTCTTCTACCCGCCGAACATAACCACCGATCCCGAGCACGGCATCGGAGACTGGAGCCTGTCTGACTTCGCGATGACTGTCAGGCAGGGCGTTTCGCCCGATGGCGAGCCCTTGTTTCCGGCATTCACCTATCCGTTCTATGCGGATTTTTCCGATCAGGACGTCGCCGATATGTGGGCAGCATTCCAGACCGTCGCACCGGTAACCAACCCCGCACCACCGCACGATGTCGGTTTCCCGTTCAACCAACGCTGGGGCCTGAAACTATGGCGTGCGCTTTTCATGCATGATCCGCAGACCGAACCGGTGGAAGGAAAGAGCGTCGACTGGAACCGCGGCCGGCAACTCGTGCGCGGCGCCGCCCATTGCGGGGCCTGTCACACCGGTCGGAACCTCGCGGGCGGCCGGATGCCAGATGCCGTTTTTGCCGGCAACGACGACCTGCCCGGTGGAAACAAGGCACCATCAATCCTGTCCGACGATCTGGCAGATCGCGGATGGACCGTCGCCAATCTGTCATATGCTCTGCAAAGTGGTGTTACCCCGTCAGGAGACGTGTTCGGCGGCAGCATGGGTGAGGTTGTCCAGAACGGAACGCGGTTCCTCTCAAAGTCCGATTTGAAAGCGATGGCGATCTATCTTCTCGACAGCGATGTACCGGAAGGCAGGGCTTTGGCGGGGACGCCGAGTATCGGCAAAACCATCGATTGA
- a CDS encoding cation diffusion facilitator family transporter: MVISAWLTGVYFIIELGIGLWTGSIAVLSDAFHTFSAVGGILVAVGAARLSRRPADATFSFGWYRSEILGALVNGGFLAGMAFVVIYMAAMRLNAPIDLPTGPMLLAAAGGLVTEFISLGLIWKQSRSDMNVRGALWHIIQTFVGSLLIIVTALVIRFTGFLMIDPLLGMAFGFVLLWASWGILRDAARLLMEAAPSEIDLNSVIADLEALDGVHDAHHVHAWTLTSGRNVFSAHLRVGDGVDPQAVQRRAHRLLRRDHGFFFVTLQTETECLDESGAETIDITSGHQVGHV, encoded by the coding sequence ATGGTCATCTCGGCCTGGCTGACCGGCGTCTATTTCATCATTGAGCTTGGTATCGGGCTCTGGACCGGATCGATCGCTGTCCTGTCGGATGCATTCCACACGTTTTCCGCCGTGGGCGGAATCCTCGTCGCCGTGGGCGCGGCCCGGCTTTCCCGGCGGCCTGCCGATGCAACATTCAGCTTTGGCTGGTACCGCTCCGAAATCCTCGGCGCGCTGGTGAATGGCGGGTTCCTGGCCGGAATGGCCTTCGTCGTTATCTATATGGCCGCGATGCGGCTGAACGCGCCCATCGACCTGCCGACAGGGCCAATGCTGCTTGCTGCAGCCGGGGGTCTTGTGACGGAGTTCATTTCGCTTGGCCTCATCTGGAAACAGAGCCGGAGCGACATGAACGTGCGCGGCGCGCTCTGGCACATCATCCAGACCTTCGTGGGCAGCCTGCTCATCATCGTCACGGCGCTGGTGATCCGCTTTACCGGTTTCCTGATGATCGACCCACTTCTGGGCATGGCTTTCGGCTTCGTGCTGCTCTGGGCCAGCTGGGGCATCCTGCGGGATGCGGCGCGGCTCTTGATGGAGGCAGCGCCGAGCGAGATAGATTTGAACTCGGTGATCGCGGATCTGGAAGCGCTCGACGGTGTGCACGACGCGCATCATGTCCACGCATGGACATTGACCAGCGGGCGGAACGTGTTTTCGGCGCACCTTCGCGTGGGTGACGGCGTGGACCCGCAGGCGGTGCAACGACGGGCGCACCGCTTGCTGCGCCGCGATCACGGCTTCTTCTTCGTAACGCTCCAGACTGAAACCGAGTGTCTGGACGAGTCGGGTGCCGAGACGATCGATATCACCTCGGGCCATCAGGTCGGCCATGTCTGA
- a CDS encoding DsbA family protein has translation MIEGRRNTLAVLATVAAAYAGFWYFPELGSTELNFEDVQYPRGFRRLSASESSSGFDLFIGMNAMGPDSLADAEARVRADICGALYGDDLSATQRVPVAFFTEYYCPYCRVQTRTLAALDARPDSNLRAIWHELPLLGQSSEVAAKAALAAKRQGAYVAFHERLMKSSFVATPEYLQALARDIGVDHQRLITDMRSAPVTEELENSAALARVFGIFGTPALIIGRTIIQGQIDEKTILRVAEMEIEEDWTSQCQTA, from the coding sequence ATGATTGAAGGACGGCGGAATACATTGGCAGTTCTTGCGACTGTTGCGGCCGCCTACGCCGGGTTTTGGTATTTTCCGGAACTCGGTTCGACCGAACTCAACTTCGAGGACGTTCAATACCCGCGGGGCTTTCGCAGGCTGTCCGCCAGCGAAAGCTCGAGCGGCTTCGATCTCTTCATCGGAATGAACGCCATGGGTCCGGATAGTCTGGCGGATGCCGAAGCGCGGGTCAGGGCAGATATCTGCGGTGCGCTCTACGGCGATGACCTGTCTGCAACACAGCGCGTTCCGGTGGCGTTTTTTACAGAGTATTATTGCCCTTATTGCCGTGTTCAGACCAGGACGCTTGCGGCGCTCGATGCACGTCCCGACAGCAACCTGCGTGCCATCTGGCACGAATTGCCGCTTCTCGGGCAATCGTCGGAGGTCGCGGCCAAGGCGGCGCTGGCGGCGAAACGCCAGGGTGCCTATGTCGCATTTCATGAACGGCTCATGAAATCCTCGTTTGTGGCGACACCGGAATATTTACAGGCTTTGGCGCGAGACATCGGTGTCGATCACCAACGTCTGATTACCGACATGCGAAGCGCCCCTGTTACCGAAGAATTGGAAAACAGTGCTGCTCTCGCACGGGTATTCGGCATTTTTGGAACGCCCGCCCTGATAATCGGGCGAACGATCATCCAGGGCCAGATCGATGAGAAGACCATTCTGCGTGTTGCCGAGATGGAAATCGAGGAAGATTGGACGTCCCAGTGTCAGACAGCGTGA
- a CDS encoding cytochrome c: MMSGETGYDADTVRHAAETIGMHAGDAMTRLFPDGSAGMPSVAKDAIWNDWESFAGLAEELHRYAEGLALAADNAPASQSDTKSNTSAMMGGSDMMGANSMMGSGDMMADDTMGREELAEMPANAVFAKVSDTCSSCHTRFRAKVK, from the coding sequence ATGATGAGCGGCGAGACGGGGTATGATGCTGATACCGTGCGGCACGCTGCGGAAACCATCGGCATGCACGCTGGCGATGCCATGACCCGTCTGTTCCCGGACGGCAGCGCAGGCATGCCATCGGTCGCGAAAGACGCCATATGGAACGATTGGGAGAGCTTTGCAGGCCTGGCCGAGGAGTTGCACAGATACGCCGAAGGCCTGGCTCTTGCCGCTGACAACGCACCCGCAAGTCAGTCGGACACCAAGTCGAATACAAGCGCCATGATGGGCGGCTCCGACATGATGGGAGCCAACTCGATGATGGGCAGTGGTGACATGATGGCCGATGACACGATGGGGCGCGAAGAACTGGCCGAGATGCCCGCCAACGCGGTTTTCGCGAAGGTCAGCGACACCTGTTCGTCCTGTCACACCCGCTTCCGCGCGAAGGTGAAATGA
- a CDS encoding c-type cytochrome: MMRKYLILTVILVSGAAAGAWLMTQAGTQTSAAPEDFDLAQGEDLYQGYCASCHGANLEGQPDWHSPGPAGVLPAPPHDETGHTWHHSDSVLFDYTKLGGKAALAAQGVDFESGMPGFGDQLTDDQIWNILAYIKSTWPDRQRQIQAERSAAEAQREGN; the protein is encoded by the coding sequence ATGATGCGGAAATACCTGATCCTGACCGTCATTCTGGTGTCCGGTGCGGCAGCAGGTGCCTGGCTCATGACGCAGGCCGGCACCCAAACCAGTGCTGCTCCGGAAGACTTCGATCTGGCGCAGGGCGAGGACCTCTACCAGGGCTACTGCGCCTCCTGCCACGGCGCGAATCTCGAGGGTCAGCCCGACTGGCATTCACCGGGCCCGGCTGGCGTGTTGCCCGCCCCACCGCATGACGAAACGGGTCATACATGGCACCATTCTGACAGCGTGCTCTTCGACTACACCAAGCTCGGCGGCAAGGCGGCCCTCGCCGCACAGGGCGTCGATTTTGAAAGCGGCATGCCCGGTTTCGGCGACCAACTGACCGACGATCAGATCTGGAATATCCTCGCCTATATCAAATCCACATGGCCGGATCGGCAACGGCAGATTCAGGCCGAACGCAGCGCCGCCGAAGCCCAGAGAGAAGGAAATTGA
- a CDS encoding EamA family transporter, with product MRTILLLLLITFSEATIGVFVKLTGGLIPIHTVNFYAILTAALFLMILMPFATGNPLRVPWKNLKDTAIIGMLIATQISVFNYAMTLVPIANAVIFWSIAPFFTFIFSALFLDEKASWGHYLTFAVAIMGIVLAKPLEGGYMVGNLVALADGAIYAAMITYMRHEGKSETGNDIAWSMLVAALVLSPVLVIFGPGDIMAMTVNERIGIAAPAGLWALMLGLVSTGFAYFGISLVLKTLNANVYSLVDIIVSPVVAATLGFLVFGEVPATGMIYGGALLLTAGFVLTRLTTRDDPNLAAHPCQCT from the coding sequence ATGCGCACCATCCTGTTACTGCTTCTCATCACCTTCTCGGAGGCGACAATCGGCGTCTTCGTCAAGCTGACAGGCGGTCTGATCCCGATCCACACGGTGAATTTCTACGCCATCCTCACGGCCGCGCTGTTCCTCATGATTCTGATGCCGTTCGCAACCGGGAACCCGCTTCGCGTTCCGTGGAAGAACCTCAAGGACACCGCCATCATCGGTATGCTGATCGCCACCCAGATCAGCGTCTTCAATTACGCCATGACCCTGGTGCCGATTGCCAACGCGGTCATTTTCTGGAGTATCGCGCCGTTCTTCACCTTCATATTCTCGGCGCTGTTTCTCGATGAGAAAGCAAGCTGGGGTCACTACCTGACCTTCGCGGTCGCCATCATGGGCATTGTTCTCGCGAAACCGCTGGAGGGCGGATACATGGTCGGAAATCTTGTCGCGCTTGCCGATGGGGCGATCTATGCCGCGATGATCACCTACATGCGCCACGAAGGCAAATCCGAGACCGGTAACGACATCGCCTGGTCCATGCTTGTTGCCGCCCTCGTGCTGTCGCCGGTGCTGGTGATCTTCGGACCCGGCGACATCATGGCAATGACAGTCAATGAGCGGATCGGCATTGCTGCTCCGGCCGGGCTCTGGGCGCTGATGCTGGGACTGGTCTCTACCGGGTTCGCCTATTTCGGCATCTCGCTTGTGCTGAAGACGCTGAACGCCAACGTCTATTCGCTGGTCGACATCATCGTATCGCCGGTGGTTGCGGCAACGCTGGGCTTTCTCGTATTCGGAGAGGTCCCGGCGACGGGCATGATCTATGGCGGCGCGTTGCTTCTGACGGCCGGGTTCGTCCTGACCCGTCTGACCACCCGGGACGATCCAAACCTTGCGGCGCATCCCTGTCAGTGCACCTGA
- a CDS encoding L,D-transpeptidase: protein MIKNGEKPLNRRGFLAAGASGVIALATPTLLRAEEASVVRRNMSSFRLHAWQDHFDSLGKGILLSDTNTRVLQHWTADGEMRIYPTSVPLSDELTRRGYTEVVFKDEAPDWAPTPSMIERDPTLPRYVAPGPDNPLGIRAMHLSWQYYRIHGTNDTRKIGRKSSNGCIGLYNEQIVGVFDRSPVGTQVKLI, encoded by the coding sequence ATGATAAAAAATGGCGAAAAGCCCCTCAACCGGCGCGGATTTCTGGCGGCGGGTGCCAGCGGTGTTATCGCGCTGGCGACCCCAACACTCCTTCGGGCGGAGGAAGCGTCCGTGGTGAGGCGCAACATGTCTTCCTTCCGGCTACACGCTTGGCAGGATCACTTCGACAGCCTTGGCAAAGGCATCCTGCTCTCGGACACGAACACCAGGGTGCTCCAGCATTGGACTGCCGATGGGGAGATGCGTATCTATCCCACCTCGGTGCCGTTGTCCGACGAGCTGACACGCCGCGGTTATACCGAAGTGGTCTTCAAGGATGAGGCCCCCGATTGGGCGCCGACACCCTCGATGATCGAGCGCGATCCGACGCTGCCGCGCTATGTGGCGCCCGGGCCGGACAATCCGCTGGGTATTCGTGCCATGCACCTGAGTTGGCAGTACTATCGCATTCACGGCACCAACGACACGCGCAAGATCGGTCGCAAATCGTCGAATGGCTGTATCGGCCTTTATAACGAACAAATTGTCGGGGTTTTCGACAGATCGCCGGTTGGTACACAGGTCAAACTTATTTGA
- a CDS encoding DsbA family protein yields MHPMKTTALALGLAIAPIAGFAQDLSDARIKELALEAIRENPQIIMEAVQLLEQQQAATQADAAADVLKNQRQSLEHDPNAPVLGNPDGDVTVVEFFDYNCPYCRRAMSEVQGLLDADQDVRLVYREWPILSEGSVFAAKAALAAREQDKYEEFHWALMGMEERAEEASVMRLAEEIGLDVKRLRTDMDEPEVQEHIDESMRLSQALGFNGTPSFVIGDDLVPGFVEQDQLEALVDKTRESD; encoded by the coding sequence ATGCACCCGATGAAAACCACAGCCCTGGCGCTTGGTCTGGCTATCGCGCCGATTGCCGGCTTCGCGCAAGATCTGAGCGATGCTCGGATCAAGGAACTGGCGCTGGAAGCGATCCGGGAAAACCCGCAGATCATCATGGAAGCCGTGCAGTTGCTCGAACAGCAGCAGGCGGCTACGCAGGCAGACGCAGCTGCCGACGTTCTGAAGAACCAGCGCCAGTCGCTCGAACATGATCCGAACGCGCCGGTCCTCGGAAATCCCGACGGCGATGTCACGGTCGTGGAATTCTTCGACTACAACTGTCCCTACTGCAGACGGGCCATGTCCGAGGTTCAGGGGCTGCTCGATGCCGACCAGGATGTCCGGCTCGTCTATCGCGAATGGCCCATTCTCAGCGAAGGGTCTGTCTTCGCGGCCAAAGCCGCCCTGGCCGCGAGGGAACAGGACAAATACGAGGAGTTTCACTGGGCGCTGATGGGTATGGAAGAACGTGCCGAGGAAGCATCGGTCATGCGCCTGGCCGAGGAGATCGGGCTCGACGTCAAACGACTTCGTACCGATATGGACGAACCCGAAGTGCAGGAGCATATCGACGAGTCGATGCGCCTGTCCCAGGCGCTCGGCTTTAACGGAACACCGTCTTTCGTGATCGGAGACGACCTCGTGCCCGGCTTTGTCGAACAGGATCAACTGGAGGCTCTGGTCGACAAGACACGGGAAAGCGACTGA
- a CDS encoding heavy-metal-associated domain-containing protein, producing MTRLSVPDMSCGHCTAAIEKAIKAIDPTARVSCDLGAHIVEVESFLSERAVSEAIRDAGYDAKTPAAT from the coding sequence ATGACCAGATTGAGCGTACCGGACATGAGCTGCGGGCACTGCACCGCTGCAATCGAGAAGGCGATCAAGGCAATTGATCCAACCGCCAGGGTTTCCTGTGACCTTGGGGCGCATATTGTCGAGGTGGAGAGCTTTCTAAGCGAGCGGGCCGTGTCCGAAGCAATTCGCGATGCCGGCTATGATGCAAAAACACCGGCAGCGACCTGA
- a CDS encoding protein-disulfide reductase DsbD family protein translates to MNKFSRLFVAKLILLVCLGFLGAGLASMSNAAESGSFSNPALEARLIAAENGVGPNATSLSAGLHLELGEGWKTYWRSPGEVGIPPSIDWAGSENVEEVELLWPAPERFTAFGIENFGYHDEVVFPLRIALSDPGAPVRLNANVTLLTCSTVCVPQEFTLTLSLPRASGIDADAAALISAYAEKVPEEGAESGISIQSAYLDPDMTALTLVAHSERPFAGPDVFPELGAGTAFGKPDIRLGDGGRLLWARLPVLSAAADLPDLRITVTDGDRAASLFTELADAAPQPPFALDRVLPGLAELAWIAAIAFLGGLVLNVMPCVLPVLSIKLSSAMKSRDQGVGRIRKGFAVSALGVLAFMWSLAALTLAARGLGMTVGWGLQFQNPVFLAVMFIVLAVFSANLFGAFEIELPSSLQTRLARAGGGKGYSGDFATGAFAAILATPCSAPFLGTAVAFALAGRLLDIAVIFTALGIGLALPYLIVAAFPAAISRLPKPGRWMLWLKILLGLALAGTAGWLFWVLIGVGGMTSALAVLTASAVLVVILSFSRLAAGARLSGAAATGALAIFLAGFLSAAGTPNAKPATDWAAFDRREIPKLVSRGEVVFVDVTADWCLTCKANKALVLDRAPVRTALRAPGVTAMQADWTRPDEAISRYLETFDRYGIPFNAVYGPGAPEGIVLPELLSSEAVLSALEKAAERAVASGG, encoded by the coding sequence ATGAACAAATTCTCGCGGCTTTTCGTCGCAAAGCTGATTCTGCTGGTCTGCCTCGGTTTTCTCGGCGCGGGGCTGGCCAGTATGTCGAACGCCGCCGAATCCGGGAGCTTTTCCAACCCGGCTCTCGAGGCGCGTCTGATCGCAGCCGAAAACGGAGTCGGCCCGAACGCGACGTCCCTGTCCGCCGGGCTGCATCTGGAGTTGGGCGAGGGCTGGAAGACCTATTGGCGGTCCCCGGGCGAGGTCGGCATCCCGCCCTCGATCGACTGGGCGGGATCGGAGAATGTGGAAGAGGTCGAATTGCTCTGGCCCGCCCCGGAACGGTTCACGGCCTTCGGGATCGAGAATTTCGGATATCACGACGAGGTCGTATTTCCGCTGCGTATCGCATTGTCCGACCCCGGCGCGCCGGTGCGATTGAACGCCAATGTCACGCTTCTGACCTGCTCGACCGTTTGCGTCCCGCAGGAGTTCACACTGACCCTGTCGCTGCCACGAGCCAGCGGAATCGACGCGGATGCGGCGGCGCTCATCTCGGCCTATGCCGAAAAGGTGCCGGAGGAGGGGGCTGAGAGCGGTATCTCGATCCAGTCGGCCTATCTCGACCCGGACATGACCGCCCTGACGCTGGTCGCACACAGTGAGCGTCCCTTCGCGGGCCCGGATGTCTTTCCCGAACTGGGCGCGGGCACGGCATTCGGCAAGCCGGATATTCGTCTGGGCGACGGGGGCCGTCTGCTCTGGGCCCGATTGCCCGTTCTGAGCGCGGCCGCGGATCTGCCCGATCTGCGGATCACCGTGACCGATGGCGACCGTGCGGCCAGCCTGTTCACGGAGTTGGCCGATGCAGCACCGCAGCCGCCCTTCGCCCTGGACCGCGTGCTGCCGGGTCTGGCGGAACTGGCCTGGATCGCCGCAATCGCCTTCCTCGGCGGTCTTGTCCTGAACGTCATGCCCTGCGTGCTGCCGGTGCTCTCCATCAAGCTGTCCTCGGCGATGAAGAGCCGCGACCAGGGCGTGGGCCGTATTCGCAAGGGGTTTGCCGTCTCCGCACTCGGCGTTCTGGCGTTCATGTGGTCGCTCGCCGCTTTGACCCTCGCGGCGCGCGGTCTGGGGATGACCGTGGGCTGGGGGCTGCAATTCCAGAACCCCGTATTCTTGGCGGTGATGTTCATTGTCCTGGCCGTGTTTTCCGCCAACCTTTTCGGGGCATTCGAAATCGAGCTGCCGTCTTCCTTGCAGACCCGGCTCGCCCGCGCCGGCGGTGGCAAAGGCTATAGCGGCGACTTTGCGACAGGTGCCTTTGCCGCCATCCTCGCGACACCCTGTTCGGCGCCGTTCCTGGGCACGGCTGTTGCCTTTGCGCTGGCCGGGCGGCTGCTCGATATCGCGGTGATCTTCACGGCCCTGGGGATCGGTCTGGCCTTGCCCTATCTCATCGTTGCCGCGTTTCCGGCGGCGATCTCGCGCCTGCCGAAACCGGGCCGCTGGATGCTGTGGCTGAAGATCCTGCTGGGGCTGGCATTGGCGGGCACAGCCGGCTGGCTGTTCTGGGTGCTGATCGGTGTCGGTGGCATGACGTCCGCGCTTGCGGTTCTGACAGCCAGCGCAGTCCTCGTCGTGATTCTGTCTTTCAGTCGCCTGGCCGCAGGTGCTCGCTTGTCCGGGGCTGCGGCCACGGGCGCGTTGGCCATCTTCCTGGCGGGATTCCTTTCTGCGGCCGGCACGCCGAACGCCAAGCCGGCGACGGACTGGGCCGCATTCGACCGTCGAGAAATTCCGAAGCTCGTGTCGCGCGGAGAGGTGGTTTTCGTGGATGTGACCGCCGATTGGTGTCTCACCTGCAAGGCCAACAAGGCGCTCGTGCTTGACCGCGCGCCGGTTCGAACGGCCCTTCGCGCGCCGGGCGTGACGGCGATGCAGGCCGATTGGACCCGGCCCGACGAGGCAATCTCGCGCTATCTGGAGACCTTCGACCGCTACGGTATTCCGTTCAACGCTGTCTATGGACCCGGCGCTCCCGAGGGTATCGTCCTGCCCGAGCTCCTGTCGTCCGAAGCGGTTCTATCAGCGCTCGAGAAGGCGGCGGAGCGCGCGGTGGCGTCGGGCGGATAG
- a CDS encoding multicopper oxidase family protein yields the protein MTTRREFLEQGAATIAALAVPALARAATPRFAELKARPARVQLAPPTYPKTEIWGYDGAMPGPELRMAQGARIQRSFLNELPQASSVHWHGIRIDNAMDGVPGLTQPAVEPGQGFDYDFVVPDAGTYWYHAHNRSTEQVARGLYGALIVEEPEAPDIDREEVLILDDWLLDPETAQIDPDFTSRHDRSHAGRRGNFIATNGRFDLSLDVKQNERLRLRLINAANARIFVLSIFGMEGWTVALDGMPLSEPKPVSEVLIIGPGQRADLIVDVTAASGETAHLVRVEDQEGVSQVAFPVSGRAAAARRGSPHPLPPNPRMDISGMEKAVTARLNMQGGAMGTLDAATLDGERKSFRQLVEANQFWSFNGTIGMTDTPLVSVPVGETIKLEIYNDTSFPHAMHLHGMHFREVTKDAALGPFRDTLLMFGGETRTIAFVADNPGKWLFHCHMLSHAASGMMTWLEVT from the coding sequence ATGACGACACGGCGAGAATTTCTTGAGCAGGGCGCGGCGACGATTGCGGCTCTGGCCGTTCCGGCCCTGGCGCGTGCTGCAACGCCACGCTTTGCCGAACTCAAGGCCCGGCCCGCGCGCGTCCAACTTGCACCCCCAACCTATCCCAAGACTGAAATCTGGGGCTATGACGGCGCGATGCCGGGACCCGAGTTGCGGATGGCTCAAGGCGCCCGCATCCAGAGATCGTTCCTGAACGAACTGCCGCAGGCAAGTTCGGTTCATTGGCACGGGATCCGCATCGACAACGCGATGGACGGGGTTCCCGGGCTGACGCAGCCAGCTGTCGAACCGGGACAGGGTTTCGACTATGATTTCGTGGTGCCGGACGCCGGCACCTACTGGTATCACGCGCACAACCGGTCAACCGAGCAGGTCGCGCGCGGACTCTATGGTGCGCTGATCGTGGAAGAGCCCGAGGCGCCGGATATCGACCGCGAGGAGGTATTGATCCTCGACGACTGGCTTCTCGATCCCGAAACGGCACAGATCGACCCCGACTTCACGTCACGCCATGATCGCAGCCATGCCGGGCGGCGCGGCAACTTCATCGCCACCAACGGGCGCTTTGATCTGTCGCTGGACGTGAAGCAGAACGAACGCCTGCGGCTGCGGCTGATCAATGCCGCCAACGCCCGGATATTCGTTCTTTCGATTTTCGGGATGGAAGGCTGGACCGTGGCCCTTGATGGCATGCCGCTGTCCGAGCCCAAGCCAGTAAGTGAGGTGCTGATCATTGGGCCGGGCCAGCGCGCCGATCTGATCGTGGACGTCACAGCGGCGTCGGGCGAGACAGCGCATCTTGTGCGCGTCGAGGATCAGGAGGGCGTCTCACAGGTGGCGTTTCCGGTATCGGGCCGCGCGGCGGCGGCGCGGCGCGGGTCGCCACATCCCCTGCCCCCGAACCCACGCATGGACATATCCGGCATGGAAAAAGCGGTAACGGCGCGGCTCAATATGCAGGGCGGGGCAATGGGCACACTCGATGCCGCCACCCTCGACGGCGAACGCAAGAGCTTTCGCCAGTTGGTCGAGGCAAACCAGTTCTGGTCCTTCAACGGGACGATCGGGATGACCGACACCCCGCTCGTGAGCGTGCCCGTGGGTGAGACGATCAAGCTGGAAATCTACAACGACACGTCCTTCCCCCATGCAATGCACCTGCACGGGATGCATTTCCGCGAGGTGACCAAGGACGCGGCCCTTGGTCCCTTCCGCGATACGCTGCTGATGTTCGGCGGCGAGACCCGGACCATTGCCTTTGTCGCCGACAACCCGGGAAAATGGCTGTTTCACTGTCATATGCTGAGCCATGCGGCTTCGGGCATGATGACGTGGCTCGAGGTGACATGA
- a CDS encoding DUF2933 domain-containing protein, with protein MNESETPVEKSSTMPVMKYAMWACCAVMLLPIAAFVMTGGLAGGLTSGLYVFAPLLLCVAAHLIMHQMMGKSCHDTKSERTDDVAIQVDQKVAAN; from the coding sequence ATGAATGAATCTGAAACTCCTGTTGAGAAATCGAGCACGATGCCGGTGATGAAATACGCCATGTGGGCCTGCTGCGCGGTAATGCTGCTTCCAATCGCAGCGTTCGTGATGACGGGGGGACTTGCGGGCGGATTGACCTCCGGGCTCTACGTCTTCGCACCTCTGCTTTTGTGCGTCGCCGCACATTTGATCATGCATCAGATGATGGGAAAATCATGCCATGATACGAAGAGCGAGCGGACCGATGATGTTGCGATCCAGGTGGATCAAAAAGTAGCCGCCAATTAG
- a CDS encoding c-type cytochrome encodes MNKTLLAIVAFFLVGGFAVYWNATQRATQGTGHSMIPPDTSTLAEGAPIVEVALPAELSADAQIGKRAFDAKCAECHGANAAGQNGVAPPLVHKTYEPNHHSDMAFVLAAKNGVRAHHWNFGNMPAVEGVTDGDVKMITRYIRELQKENGIF; translated from the coding sequence ATGAACAAGACATTGCTGGCGATCGTCGCCTTCTTTCTCGTCGGGGGGTTTGCGGTCTACTGGAATGCGACGCAACGGGCGACGCAAGGCACGGGCCATTCGATGATTCCGCCCGATACCAGCACCCTGGCCGAGGGCGCACCGATCGTCGAGGTGGCGCTTCCCGCCGAACTGTCGGCGGACGCGCAGATCGGAAAGCGGGCGTTCGACGCCAAATGCGCCGAGTGTCATGGTGCGAATGCGGCGGGCCAGAACGGCGTCGCCCCACCGCTTGTACACAAGACCTATGAGCCAAACCATCACTCCGACATGGCATTCGTCCTCGCGGCAAAAAACGGCGTCCGTGCGCATCACTGGAACTTCGGCAACATGCCGGCGGTGGAGGGTGTGACCGATGGCGACGTGAAAATGATCACGCGTTACATTCGTGAGCTTCAGAAGGAAAACGGCATCTTTTGA